A single Fodinicurvata sp. EGI_FJ10296 DNA region contains:
- a CDS encoding glycosyltransferase, with protein sequence MRQLIVGLAGGYTAGHVMPMIAVAEAWQRSYPEDRVHFYGSGSEIETLLMDQLRMPLEILPAAPAFGTTRLGKLKAYGTAIRAGLAGRSSLRDKGVDLMISFGGYAAAGAGMAAASLGIPLTVFEANAIPGRTNTLLSRAARLKIVAMREATSHARWRNASILGLPRRSGHCPRPENECRHDRRPRLLVTGGTLGSDTLNQAVPAAIAHLARNANVVDVVHQSGLGNKETVAAAYRRFGIDATVFDFDLAIWDRWCWADAVLCTAGAGTLSDAVASGVPTIAVPVVDVADGHQEANAKAIAAHDNIAVLHEPELISETIASRLTALLRAPRTPGPPGSDAAARMVEAVRAGCVRRKITRTGLS encoded by the coding sequence ATGCGTCAGTTGATTGTCGGTCTGGCCGGTGGTTACACGGCCGGGCACGTCATGCCAATGATTGCGGTCGCGGAGGCCTGGCAACGATCCTACCCCGAAGACCGCGTGCATTTCTATGGCTCAGGCAGCGAGATCGAAACATTGCTCATGGACCAGCTTCGCATGCCGCTGGAGATTCTGCCGGCGGCCCCGGCTTTCGGCACGACCCGCCTGGGAAAATTGAAGGCCTACGGCACGGCCATCAGGGCGGGACTCGCCGGACGATCCAGCCTGCGGGACAAAGGCGTCGATCTGATGATCTCGTTCGGCGGATACGCCGCCGCTGGGGCCGGCATGGCCGCCGCCAGTCTCGGCATACCGCTGACGGTGTTCGAGGCGAATGCCATCCCCGGCCGGACGAATACCCTGCTCAGCCGCGCCGCGCGGCTCAAGATCGTCGCGATGCGCGAAGCGACGAGCCACGCCCGCTGGCGCAATGCGTCGATTCTGGGCCTGCCCCGGCGCAGCGGGCACTGCCCCAGACCGGAGAACGAGTGCCGCCACGACCGGCGGCCGCGACTGCTGGTGACCGGCGGAACCCTGGGCAGCGACACGCTGAACCAGGCGGTGCCGGCCGCCATCGCCCATCTCGCCCGGAACGCCAATGTCGTCGATGTCGTCCATCAATCCGGTCTCGGCAACAAGGAGACGGTCGCTGCTGCTTATCGGCGGTTCGGCATCGACGCGACAGTGTTCGATTTCGACCTCGCGATCTGGGACCGATGGTGCTGGGCCGATGCGGTCTTGTGCACAGCCGGTGCTGGCACACTCTCCGACGCCGTGGCCAGTGGTGTGCCGACCATTGCCGTCCCGGTCGTCGACGTCGCCGATGGACATCAGGAAGCCAACGCGAAAGCCATCGCGGCGCATGACAACATCGCCGTTCTGCACGAACCGGAACTCATCTCCGAAACGATCGCAAGCCGCCTGACGGCACTATTGCGGGCGCCGCGCACCCCAGGTCCTCCCGGTTCGGATGCCGCGGCACGAATGGTCGAAGCAGTTCGCGCCGGATGCGTGCGGCGAAAGATCACCAGAACCGGTCTGTCATGA